A segment of the Balaenoptera musculus isolate JJ_BM4_2016_0621 chromosome 9, mBalMus1.pri.v3, whole genome shotgun sequence genome:
tacctttttgtgtgtgtgtcagctTCCGTACTACACTAAACTACTTCACCAGTGACAGGTTTGGCCACGTGAAGAAGCCCCGGGAGCTCGCTCCTCAGCGTCCCCGGTAGAGCGTGACCATCTTCCCGCAACCAGTTACAGGGGAGCGCGCCGGTGCATCCTGGGAGTTGTCGTCACCGGGGATTGTGGGAAGTGTAGTTTAGAGAATCCACCCTCCTCGCCATTCCTGTAATGGCTGCTTCCTGGAAGGTAAGGTACGAGTTTGTCCCCGAAGGCTACTTAGATTGCCCAGGGTATTTGTAAAACAGGGGGCAGATTTGTACGTTGCCGGGCCAAAGCAGGGATTCTTTTTAAAGTCCTACTATCAAGTCCTCGAACGAACTTgtttttttggttatttgggggttttttagcTTTTCCTTTATAACTGACCAACTTTTAAATCTAGTTCCCCTGCTTGAACAAAACTGTTGTCGTTAGTTATTACCCATTCTTCTCCCTTACGTACAACCTCCCCGCTCTGCACTGACTCTAGCTGCcgctttaaaataataataatgtgcgATTTTTTAAATCCTGCTACGCCCCTCTGATAATAGGCGCTGTCACGTGGACCCTCTTAGCCTCAGCATCCTGAACTGAGAATTAAACAAAAACCGCTTTCTTTGGTAAGTCTTACTATTTCCCCCACGACTTCACAGAGTTATATGTGGTTTGACTTTGCCagatttgtttgcatttcctggaTGGGAGAGAccctaaaaaaatataattttcattcaCTAGGATAGTTTCCAAGTTAGTATCTTGTgcctcttctgtcttttcttgttCTACtgttcaatttctgttttgttgattcACACGGTGTTGGCATTATAGAGTGGGGGAAAATCGCTGGAGTAGGGGAATTACCATGAGAAGGGGCGATTAGCCTCAAATGATCATCTTTAAGTACCATTTACTTCCCTCAGTTTCTTCTACCATAAAATGAGGAGATGGGtctgaatataatttataaagtCTCTGATTTAAAAGATTGTATGAACTGTTATTTGTCATGTATTCATACTGTCATTTGAAAAGGTAGGAATTTTTAATGGTTCCTTTTTGTTCCCATGTTTTAATTTCTAGGAACCTTCAGCCTTTAAGAACCAGTCACCTCAAGATCTCAACATCATGATCTCAGTTTCAACACAATTGTTCCTAGTCCTCTTTTCATTGCTTCTGGTGCTGCCTGTTGTTGAAGCAGTAGAAGCTGGAGATGCAATCGCTCTCTTGTTAGGTGTGGTTCTCAGCATTACAGGCATTTGTGCTTGTTTGGGGGTATATGCACGAAAGAGAAATGGACAGATGTGACTCTGAAGGGCCTCCTGAATCAAACCTTGCCCTGAAAACCTTTGTGCTATTGAGGTTCAGAACTGAGTTTTGGTGTCTGAAAGTTCTCATGAAACAGTAAATAGGGTAGCTTCATAGTCTTGGTTATTTCCCTATAAATAGGAACAAATTGATATATTatgttaaatggaaaacaaaacgtTTTTTTCACAACAAATAATGCACTGAAAAATGCCGTCTGTAATTTGCATTTGCTAGTTAGAAAGAAGGTCAAAGAAGTGAGATGGCTGAACTTTGCATAAGTAATATTTCATAGTTTCAGAATTCtcaatagaaagaagaaaactcttGCCCAGAATCCTAGGAAATTGCCACTGTTTAGTTATAATCACTGCCTCCTGCATCATTGTGGAgtcttttctccatatttttaatgcatttttgttttatctccCAAGTTAATATTGTACCTAGATATTAAATACAGTTggtcaaaaattaaaacttatctCTTTGTGGgagaaaaagtttagaaaatgtaTTCGATGTGTCTAACgttgaaatggagaaaagatttaatgtaaaaaaatactttatattgatattgaaatggagaagagatttaatgtttaacaaaaacaaaaaaatctttatattaattGCTAACATCTCCATGGTGAGAAGtactatattaaatataaaccCATTATGTAAGTTACTGTGTGGTGTTTATTTCAGACTGTTTTTATCTTTGTGTGAACTTTTTATAAAGTAAGTGGAGAAGAATAGGATGCCTTACCTTAACTGATCACACTAGCTTGTAGAGATACAATCagtgaaaaatgagaaatggGCAGCAtcaagggaggggagaggcctcTGGTAgagaatccacagatgcagaaggAAAATGTAATGGCCTATACTGATTTACACACAAGCCAGATGAGGCGTAATCTCCCTGACCTTGCTACTTAAGGTGTCCTCACACCAGCAGCATCACCTTAGGACTTGTTAGATCcgcagaatctcaggtcccacccagACCAATTGGATCAGAATCTGCTTTTGTTTCAAGAACCCAGGATAATTTATATGCACATTCAAGTTTAAGAAGATTGCTCTAACTTGTTTGAGCCCAAGGATCACCCAAAGCACTTGATAAAAACTGTTAGATTCTCAGGTTCCTCTCCTGGTTGCACTGTAGTAATTGTAGGTTGGGGTCTGGAATTCTATGTTTAACAAGGGTCCCCAGGGATTCCTTTGATTGTGTAGATGCAGCCAGCACAGAATTGTATGAGTAAATCAAACTACTATAGGGTCTTAATGAAAGCAGGTAGtcaaattttttcctaaaataatgcATTATCCAATCTCTAGCTCTCCAGGTAACACTGGGAGCCTTAATTTTGATCAGAAAACAGACAGCAGCAATCTAAAATCCTTACTGTGCATTTCTCCAGGTGTAAGCAGACCTGGATTGCATGAGGGATTTGGTAGAGGGTACAAAGAGTGAGGGACAGACACACTGTAGACAGAGAAACCACACGGATCTGTTTTTGTTATAGTTGTTTTTTCACCAAAGAAAACACTAATAGTTTTTTATTCTGATAAATTGGCTGTTATACATTGTGTAatcaatagaaattttttttaatttttattggagtttagttgatttataatagaacttttttacatgtttttttttgaaagatggaAAAAGGAATGCAGATTGCAGGACAGTTTGTCCTATCTCTTATAAAATACCAGCCTATTGGTACTGATGTAGAGAGGCTGCTCCTGCTTCCTTGTATGTCTGAACTTTTCCATTGGCATTGGGAGAAATCATAcctaaagtacatttttttaaaaaacaggaaagcctgtttttgtttttactggagGCTCAGGTAGCACATGACAGTTCATAAAATGGCTTCAGGGGTAGGGGAAAtctaaagtacattttaaatcaCGGTGCATTGGTTATTTAGTCACCTATaggtactattttttaaatgttcaaaataagACTACAGGCAAACATTCTTTGATAAACCTGTATTTCCACAAGTGCCtagaagaaattagaaaactgccattttcctattttctccttAAAAGTAGAGAATTATGAGGTGGCTTTCAGGAATTTTGATGTATATGATGGGGAATACCTTCTCTGTTTTTAGCTCTTTTCTATCTAGGTTGGATTATATAGTTTTGCCTGAAAAGAGCAGAAACTCTTAATGGTGGCTCTTAACGTTTTGGGGGCCACCAGCTCCTTTGAGACTCCGATGAAAGCTATGGTCCTTTACCTAGAAAAATGCACATGCATGCTGgcatttttttagattaatttcaGGGAGTTCACAGAACTGAAGCCCATCCAGAAATCCCAAATTACAAATTTCtgcccttttatttcctttttttgaggTTCTTTCCAATTCTGAAATTCCTTGATTTGCTCTGAGGGATAATACCCGCTGTGGAGCAATTACAGGAAGAATGGGATTAGCAAATGTCCCCTGGGTGCCCAGCATAATTTGCAGATAACTAGTAAATGCTCTGTACATGTTAGCTTGGTTGAGTCTGGTTAAAAAGAAGACTAATAGCTGAAATCAACAAGGGAAGCGCTGGTAACCAGCCTATTCCTCCAATGCCAAAAATCAGTGCGTTTCCTgtcatttctctctggctgctttcaagatattttttctctgttcttagTTTTCAGAAAGTGATCTATGGTATGTCTTGGCATAAAtatctttgggtttatcctgtttgggatttGCTCAGCTCGAACCTACAGGTTTGGGTCTTTTTCCCAAATTTAGgtaattttcagccattattttttcaaatactctTTCAACCACAtctacttctttccttctgggactccgtCTGCCTTATCACTGCCAGACAGAGGTAAAAGTCCAGAGGGAACCTCATTACTGTTCCCTACGTGCCCTCCTCTGACCCTGCAGGTGGGGTGCCTTGTGGCTACTGGGTGGGAGTAGGAGTTCAGACTCTGCATGTGTTCTCCACTGGCCCATGGCCATGTCTAAGCACATTGGCATTTCTGGGTTGCCACCTTGTCCAGTACCTAGTCAGAGAtctatgaggcaaaaagaaaatctagaGAATTCACCACCGTGTCTTCTGGTCCTGAGGTCCCTAGCCAGTCTGCCTTCTTTCTACCTTTCAGAATCTTacgtttgttttataaataatatccAGGATTTTTAGCTGTATTTAGtgggagaaataggaaaaaagatgTCTACTCCATCCTCCTGGAAGCACAAGTCTCCTCAGTGCATATTTAAAGAGTGGAGGGATTAAAGCACCAGGTAAATGATCGATTCAAGGAATTTTACTCACAGACCTTTGTCCTAGGATCGCTCACATCTACCCTCCCCTTTTCACCCATCCaataatatattgtttattcCTGTCTCTTACCCAATAAGCACAACCAAGAATGCAGGAGTGcagatgaagtttaaaaaatgaactgtATCCATATTTTGTCTCAGCATTCAGAGTGCAATGGCAGCTTTTTGAAAAACTATCAAATATACCACCTGTGAAGGAGCCAGCCAGGCCCAGGAAATCTCAGAAGCTACACATCACATGCACCTTCACCCTCTTAGGCTTTCTAAGCTCTGCAGAAGCTTGTCAAATGCCATTTCCAACCCTGAGTGTAGAAAAAGTGATGTAGCTATATAGCCTGCAGCACATAATGAAGGGAGAATTCTCTGCATAGGAACCAAACCATCTCCCTCCCAGAGATACATATCAGCCTCTTTGATGGTATCACAACAGTGATTAAGAGCCCAAGCTCTGGAATCCAATAGATCTAGATAGATAACCAGATTCCATCACTTAAAATGTGATCTTGGACAGGTCACTTAATCTCTTGTAAATTTCTGTCTCCctatctgttaaatggggaaaataatagtacctgcctcatagatGGGTGAGGAATACATGAAATAATTACTGTGAAAGACTTGGCATGCTGGATGTTATTATAATTGGTATTTGGAGATATTTTCTAGACATAAGGGGGGAAAAACCTACTAGCatcaattttgtatttatatataaagacatCTTTAGAAAGTTATGTAAACAAATCCCTTATTAAAcagttcattatattttaattttgacattttctttgagtctgttttctttattatagtTTTCCCTTCATCATTCTAGGCTTACAAATTGCTATAACTCAAAGACAtctgtgaagaaaagaaaatttggctTCCCTAAGTTTCCTCAAGCCTTTTCTGTACCTGAGTCTCCCgaggaaaagaaacaggaaaaaaagaaagaaaataattgaatctGTTTTAGTAATTCCTAACGTGCTCAACCATGGGTCTTTACTAAGTGACATAATGAAAGCTTAGCAGCAACTGCCCAGGTCATTTAAAGGAGATGCAAGGAATTTGCTTCTCTCTGTTCAGGAAAATAGAAGATCTGGTCCATATTCCACTAGGAAAAATACTCTTAACATATCTCATCTCATTAGAAGTCATAAAGATATAAGCACCATAAAATGTGTTTAATGTTGGTTTCCTACGTGGGGAATGTAGAGAAAGCCCTTATATTGACTTACGAACCCCAGACAGGATTTTTATTCTTAGGTGAGAATAggtccaaatcaataaatatgtgtgCAGAATAGcatatttaaggtttttttctaatttttagtaacttcatttttctaaatcGCTTCTGTGATTAAGTAATATACACCTAACATCTAAATGCAAAAGGCAGACCAGAAAAATATGACTGCTGTAAAACACTAAAATGTGGTTTAATTTCTCATTGATTTGTAGTATCAGAGCTACAATACCCCTCTCACATTATTTCCACTATATATGGgtgattaaaattttgaaaatattagttAGCTCTTGATAATCTGAAATGAAGttacaaaattttatatacaagggggttaattatttttaaacggCTAATCATGAAGTACTTCGTTAAACATTGGGATTATAAATACCATATGTCTCAATATTAATCAAGATAATTATGCTCCGGATAAATGTGCATAAATCACTTAACAAAAGACTTTAGAAGCAGGCATGAGCACCAAGAACAGAAACTATACCATATTCTATTTCAGATGATTTGTCAGAACAACTCTTTTGCCACAAAAATTACCAGGGCATTGTGAAACCtacataaaacaattttatggGCCCTGTGACGACATGTGCACACTTTCACTTGTTTAATCAACACTTTTCAAGACATCATCAGTACAACTTAGAAAGAAATTAATCAACTTCCAGGTGATTGACCTTGAGCCAATAATTTAACCTCcacaattttttcatctgtagaatTGTCACTAATCTCTAAAAGACTTCCTAGTGATAAAAATGTGTGGCCCCATATagttttcctaatttcaaaaataacaagGTCTAATgtgttaaaaaatattgtaattacCCATTTTCATATGGCAGCATGAGGagctgatttcctctttgaactCCTCAGTGAAAACTGTAGTCTAGTCATTTGGTACATTTTTGGATTTCAATTTAGTGAAGCAAGGGCAGCTCATTTTCTGTACTGAATGAGTATGATTAGGGATTGTCTcaaggaagaagaataaaaacaaaccgTAGCCCTGCCACTCCCACTCACAGCAAACAGCCCACACACTAATTGAAGTCGGCCTGGCAGGATCCAGGAACAAACAACCTTGAAGTTTCGTGCGCTCAGTCCTTTATGGCACTACTGGTGAGACTCAGCTAATAGACACCATCTTCCCAGTGGCCAAGACAGACACTTGAGAGGGTGTGTGgcgcctccctctccctcacactcCACATCCAGTCCATCTCTAAGTCCTATGGAACCCACCTCCAAATTATGCCTAGGATccacccacttctctccatcctcaagGCTTCTACCCAAGTTCAGACCACCATCATGATGTGGATGAGATCCACAGCAGAACCCTAGCTTGTCTTCTGACCTCCCATCTTAACCCTCTGCAATCTTTTCTAAACACAACAACCATGGTGAACTTCTTAAAACATGTGTGTGTGCTGTTACATACCAGCTCAAAATTTTTTAGCAGATTTCTTAAGTTTTATGAAATCCTTAACAAACCTTAGCACTGTTAATCTACCCTTATTTCCTCCCTTACTTTTCCAGCCTCTTCTATGTCCATGACCCTCAACCAATTTCACACTCTAGCTTTCAGCCACACTAAGCTATTGCCTTCCCAGAAAGCACCAcgtgttttcctttcctctctctctcattcccccCACTTACCCTGCTCTCTTCATGTgcatgttccttcctctgcctggccTAGTTTGCCCAGTTTACCTGCCTTATTCCTAAAATCTTAGGCTTGGACAGCACTTCTTTAGGACGTCTTCCCTGACCCTTCCTCTCTGAACTACGGAGACTACAGTATGCTCACACAGCATTCTTTACATCTCCCATCAGGCACATACCACCCTGTATTTGAATCTCTGTCTACTGTATTTCAACCAACCTCAACCCCATCTCAGGATTGTAAGTTCTATGAGGAGAGGGACTGAATCATTAATTCACTGTTGTATTCCTAGtttctagcacaatgcctggcaaatAGAAATTGCTGCTCAATCTTTTTTAGAATGAATATATGATACAGAGTTAATGTAGCAAAGGGTCACCCCAGCCCAGGATACACAGTGGATCACGGCACCCTCTCACTGGGCCTGTGTGTGCCCTTCATGTCCTCAGGACAGTGCTACCAACCTTTCAGATTTTGCCCAGGACAGGTCTGAGATTCACTGcaagattttaacattttcttgaaCATCTAAATTATAATTATAGAACATGATTTTAGTAAGTTTTAAGATACAGTCTAGTTAGTTGATCTGAATGATTGCAAACACTGTTTATAATATCTTGCATTGTACACACGTTTAATGACTTGTTTAATTTAGTTTAGAAATGACCCACCATTTTGAAAcacaagatgtttcctgtttatttctcattctcttaTTCCTACTCCAGCAACACCAAACTACCTGAATTACCAAAATCAAATGCCTTGCCATGCCTCCATGCTTATATTTCATTTGCTTTATAAATGTCATCTCCTCCATGAAGTCTTTCCCA
Coding sequences within it:
- the SMIM30 gene encoding small integral membrane protein 30; this encodes MISVSTQLFLVLFSLLLVLPVVEAVEAGDAIALLLGVVLSITGICACLGVYARKRNGQM